The following are from one region of the Endozoicomonas sp. 4G genome:
- a CDS encoding SufS family cysteine desulfurase, with product MNLKKQFPILEQHAHGHPLVYLDNAATTQKPFPVIEAIDRFYREANANVHRASHFLSARSTHAFEEAREEVKHFLNAASSDEIIWTRGATEALNLVAQSWGRSQLQPGDEILLSAMEHHANIVPWQLIAEQTGAVINVINVTAQGELDLNSFRERLTDKTRILAITHVSNAIGTVNPVETLITEAKARGALVLVDGAQAVAHSCVDVQQLNCDFYVFSGHKVFGPTGIGVLYGRKALLEAMPPWQAGGEMIRKVSFSGTSFNDLPFKFEAGTPNVSGVIGLREAIRFMKSLDMAEVAEHEERLRKRTEEGLRNIPGVTLVGESRHKVSVVSFVVEGFHNQDIGLLLDQQGIAVRTGHHCTMPLMEHLSLSGTVRASFSVYNTLDDVDAFLIALTGIVKGEFDAVQESKEANVNSVFLNQLEGEHAAAFTKDQIFQTITTARSWQDKYLHIMSLGKKLPSLPEAMRTEESRLHGCESTVWLHHFYDEQTMKLHFAVDSDARVIRGLIAIVLSVVNDCTAKDISRFDMDDWFARLDLYNHLSPSRGNGLRAIIEEIRSLAHRFE from the coding sequence ATGAACCTGAAAAAGCAGTTTCCCATTCTCGAGCAGCATGCCCATGGCCATCCGTTGGTGTATCTGGATAACGCCGCCACTACTCAAAAGCCTTTCCCGGTCATTGAAGCCATTGACCGCTTTTATCGGGAAGCCAATGCCAATGTACATCGTGCGTCACACTTCTTGAGTGCCCGCTCAACCCATGCTTTCGAGGAAGCCAGAGAGGAGGTCAAGCATTTCCTGAACGCCGCCAGTTCCGATGAAATTATCTGGACGCGGGGAGCGACAGAAGCTTTGAATCTGGTCGCTCAAAGTTGGGGAAGAAGTCAGTTGCAGCCGGGCGATGAAATTCTGCTCTCAGCCATGGAGCATCATGCCAATATTGTGCCCTGGCAGCTTATCGCCGAACAAACCGGCGCTGTGATTAACGTCATTAATGTCACCGCGCAGGGAGAGCTGGATCTCAACAGTTTTCGTGAACGGCTGACGGACAAAACCAGAATTCTTGCGATTACCCATGTCTCTAATGCGATTGGCACCGTGAATCCGGTTGAAACACTGATTACTGAGGCTAAAGCCAGAGGTGCACTGGTGTTGGTGGATGGTGCCCAGGCGGTGGCTCATTCTTGCGTTGATGTACAGCAACTGAACTGTGACTTCTATGTTTTTTCCGGCCATAAAGTGTTTGGCCCAACCGGTATCGGTGTTTTATACGGTCGAAAAGCCTTGCTGGAAGCCATGCCTCCCTGGCAGGCCGGGGGAGAAATGATTCGCAAGGTCAGTTTCAGTGGCACTTCGTTCAACGATTTACCGTTCAAGTTCGAAGCGGGTACGCCTAATGTGTCGGGGGTGATCGGGCTCAGGGAGGCCATCCGGTTTATGAAGTCGCTGGATATGGCAGAGGTGGCCGAACATGAAGAGCGACTGAGAAAAAGAACGGAAGAAGGTCTGAGAAATATTCCCGGAGTCACTTTGGTAGGTGAGTCCAGACATAAGGTATCTGTCGTCTCTTTTGTGGTCGAAGGGTTTCACAACCAGGATATTGGTCTTTTGCTGGATCAGCAGGGTATTGCGGTAAGAACCGGCCACCATTGCACCATGCCGCTGATGGAACACCTGAGCCTGTCGGGTACCGTCAGAGCGTCGTTTTCCGTCTATAACACACTGGATGATGTGGACGCTTTTCTGATAGCGTTGACCGGTATTGTGAAGGGGGAGTTTGATGCTGTACAGGAGAGTAAGGAGGCTAACGTTAATTCAGTCTTCTTGAATCAGCTTGAAGGTGAACATGCTGCTGCGTTCACCAAAGATCAGATTTTCCAGACCATCACCACTGCCCGAAGCTGGCAGGACAAATACCTGCATATTATGTCGCTTGGCAAGAAACTGCCTTCCCTGCCAGAAGCCATGAGAACGGAAGAGTCACGACTTCATGGTTGTGAAAGCACCGTCTGGTTGCATCACTTTTATGATGAGCAAACCATGAAACTGCATTTTGCTGTGGATTCTGACGCCAGGGTTATCAGAGGGTTGATCGCTATCGTGCTTTCTGTCGTTAATGACTGCACGGCAAAAGACATCAGTCGTTTTGATATGGATGACTGGTTTGCCAGGCTGGATCTTTATAATCATCTGAGCCCATCACGGGGCAATGGGCTCAGGGCGATCATAGAAGAGATCAGGTCCCTTGCTCATCGCTTTGAGTAG
- a CDS encoding bile acid:sodium symporter family protein has translation MLLNTTTQLFPLWAVIFSALAYFFPGGFDHLGYLITPGLSLIMLFMGLTLSVTDFTRIKNRLPALAAGILLQFGIMPFAGLLIAQLLSLPADLTVGMILAGSVAGGTASNVLCYLAKGDVALSISMTAASTLIGAFATPLLISLLAHQYIEVEPLAMMWSLAKVVILPVALGVLINHFCHGFVQKLNPLFPLCSMATILLVIAVVVASNAQALPDIGLITLLAVALHNGTGLSLGYLAAHLLGFDRKTCKTVAIEVGMQNSGLAVVLATKFFTPAAALPATFFSIWHNITGSVLATLWAKRVGKERERYSKR, from the coding sequence ATGCTGCTAAATACGACAACACAACTGTTTCCTTTATGGGCGGTTATCTTTTCGGCTCTCGCTTATTTCTTCCCCGGGGGCTTTGATCATCTTGGCTACCTGATTACTCCCGGACTCAGCCTGATCATGTTATTTATGGGACTGACTTTATCAGTAACCGACTTCACCCGGATCAAAAACCGTTTACCCGCGTTAGCTGCTGGCATCTTACTGCAATTCGGGATCATGCCTTTTGCCGGATTATTGATTGCCCAACTTCTGAGCCTTCCTGCGGATTTGACGGTCGGTATGATTCTGGCGGGCAGCGTAGCCGGAGGAACCGCCTCTAACGTGCTGTGTTATCTGGCCAAAGGCGATGTTGCCCTGTCCATTTCAATGACCGCTGCATCCACCCTGATTGGCGCTTTCGCTACTCCCCTGTTAATCAGTCTTCTTGCTCACCAGTATATTGAAGTGGAGCCACTGGCGATGATGTGGAGTCTGGCGAAAGTGGTTATTTTGCCTGTGGCGCTGGGGGTACTGATCAACCATTTCTGCCATGGTTTTGTGCAAAAGCTGAACCCCCTGTTTCCGCTCTGTTCCATGGCCACCATCCTGTTGGTTATTGCCGTGGTTGTGGCATCTAATGCACAGGCACTGCCGGACATTGGACTGATCACTCTTCTGGCCGTGGCACTGCACAACGGCACAGGTCTGAGCCTCGGTTATCTGGCAGCACACCTCTTGGGCTTTGACCGAAAAACCTGCAAGACCGTCGCCATCGAAGTCGGTATGCAGAACTCCGGTCTGGCGGTGGTACTGGCTACCAAATTCTTTACGCCTGCGGCGGCCTTACCCGCTACCTTCTTCAGCATCTGGCATAACATCACCGGCTCGGTGCTCGCCACCTTGTGGGCAAAGAGAGTGGGCAAAGAGAGAGAACGCTACTCAAAGCGATGA
- the flgB gene encoding flagellar basal body rod protein FlgB yields the protein MAISFESALGVHPQALAFRGTRAEVIAGNLANVDTPGFKARDVEFQAILKHQLSGATTTDDRHLEMPLAGEEGSMMYRIPYQESADGNSVELGVEQASFSQNAMDFQTSLIFLRKKLGSLENAIKGGR from the coding sequence ATGGCCATCAGTTTTGAGTCTGCGCTGGGTGTTCATCCCCAGGCACTGGCGTTTCGTGGAACCCGTGCAGAAGTGATTGCCGGGAACCTGGCAAACGTGGATACACCGGGATTCAAGGCCCGGGATGTGGAATTTCAAGCCATCCTGAAACATCAGCTTTCCGGAGCGACCACCACCGATGACAGGCATCTGGAAATGCCCCTTGCCGGTGAAGAGGGGTCGATGATGTATCGCATTCCCTATCAGGAAAGTGCCGACGGCAACTCGGTAGAGTTAGGGGTTGAGCAGGCCTCTTTCTCCCAGAATGCCATGGACTTTCAAACCAGCCTTATTTTTCTGCGTAAGAAGCTGGGTTCCCTTGAGAACGCCATTAAGGGAGGTCGATAA
- the flgC gene encoding flagellar basal body rod protein FlgC has protein sequence MHLNNLYEISGSALNAQMVRLNTIASNLANISSPGSTPEEAYRPLRPVFSAVYQQTVGEDNSVARVQVDEVIEMPASEKNKRYEPDSPLANEEGYVFYPDINVIEEMADMLSATRSYQSSMEIMVSAKKLQQRLLSLGE, from the coding sequence ATGCATTTGAATAACCTCTATGAAATATCCGGTTCGGCATTGAATGCCCAGATGGTTCGCCTGAACACCATCGCCAGTAACCTGGCTAATATTTCCAGCCCCGGCAGCACTCCTGAAGAGGCTTACCGTCCTCTGAGACCGGTTTTTTCTGCTGTGTATCAGCAGACGGTTGGAGAAGATAATAGCGTTGCCAGAGTGCAGGTTGATGAAGTGATCGAAATGCCAGCCAGTGAAAAAAATAAACGCTACGAACCAGATAGCCCACTGGCGAATGAGGAGGGTTATGTGTTCTATCCGGACATCAACGTGATCGAGGAAATGGCTGACATGCTGTCGGCCACTCGCAGTTACCAGAGCAGTATGGAAATTATGGTGAGTGCCAAGAAATTACAGCAACGATTGCTGTCACTGGGTGAGTAA
- a CDS encoding flagellar hook capping FlgD N-terminal domain-containing protein — translation MTGVSGVSPGSSSSQTNSRGLQVNQNQFIELFIAQLKHQDPLAPTDTNQMLTQLSQISSVESLNSIDERIGGLTSSLQQTQALGAVGLVGKEVWVGSNSLTVDETGEYSGQAELQVNASDVLIRVYTPDGTLVQSQSLGQQSAGVIPFTLDELKPGQYIVTATGVNDNVAYTGKLSMKSTVTGVNMTGAGAELKLDGMGSVPLSSISMIGD, via the coding sequence ATGACAGGCGTTAGTGGGGTTTCACCAGGCAGCAGCAGTAGCCAAACCAACAGCCGGGGGTTGCAGGTCAATCAGAACCAGTTTATTGAACTGTTCATCGCCCAGTTGAAACATCAGGATCCGTTGGCACCGACGGACACCAATCAGATGCTGACACAGCTTTCTCAAATATCGTCTGTTGAAAGTCTTAACTCTATTGATGAACGAATTGGCGGTCTGACCAGCTCTCTTCAGCAGACTCAGGCGCTCGGAGCCGTTGGACTGGTAGGGAAGGAAGTCTGGGTTGGCTCCAACAGCCTGACGGTGGATGAGACGGGTGAATACAGTGGACAGGCCGAGTTGCAGGTCAATGCTTCTGATGTGCTTATTCGGGTTTATACGCCAGACGGTACTTTGGTTCAGTCCCAATCATTGGGACAGCAATCAGCAGGTGTTATCCCATTCACTCTGGATGAGCTTAAACCCGGGCAATACATCGTCACGGCCACCGGAGTAAACGACAATGTCGCCTACACCGGCAAACTGTCCATGAAGTCAACGGTAACAGGTGTCAATATGACCGGTGCCGGGGCTGAATTAAAGCTTGATGGCATGGGGTCTGTACCGCTGTCTTCTATCTCAATGATTGGCGATTAA
- the flgE gene encoding flagellar hook protein FlgE encodes MSFRIGLTGLNAAQQDLEIVSNNIANSNTIGFKGSRAEFSDVYASSVGGGDGQVAGVEVATISQQFSQGNITSTDNALDMAISGQGFFVVNDNGQMNYTRAGYFQLDANNYVVNNQGLKLQGYSADGSGNVLVGTQTDLKINQTSMPAQATSNVVALANLDARLDVIPVRLTDPTDPASAPLPIDPTDQSTFSSTMAFNVNDSLGGSHTVSMYFEKTGDNAWDIEFYFDGDGPELSQSVTFNNDGTLATPNPGTLTMGIIAGDNRLSGANGMSFDIDISKFTQLGTNSAVNQVTQNGFPPGSLSSIQITDDGVLEALYSNGQTQVQGQVVLADFANDSGLIPMGDSLWQSSIASGDPALGIPGAGVMGSLESGALEQSNVDISLQLVRLIEAQSNYQANAKTIETSNNLTQALMNII; translated from the coding sequence ATGTCGTTTAGGATCGGGTTGACCGGATTAAATGCTGCACAGCAGGATCTGGAAATAGTCAGTAATAATATTGCCAACAGTAACACCATTGGCTTTAAAGGATCCCGTGCTGAATTTTCTGATGTTTATGCTTCTTCGGTAGGAGGAGGTGATGGTCAGGTAGCCGGTGTCGAGGTAGCCACTATCAGCCAGCAGTTCTCCCAGGGCAATATCACCTCAACCGACAATGCCCTTGATATGGCCATTAGTGGCCAGGGTTTTTTTGTGGTTAATGACAATGGTCAAATGAATTACACCAGGGCTGGCTACTTTCAGTTAGATGCTAATAATTACGTGGTGAATAATCAGGGTCTGAAGCTTCAGGGGTATTCAGCCGATGGGTCAGGCAACGTACTGGTGGGTACCCAGACTGACCTCAAAATCAACCAGACTTCTATGCCCGCCCAGGCTACCAGCAACGTAGTAGCCCTTGCTAATCTGGATGCCAGGCTTGATGTCATTCCTGTCAGGCTAACAGATCCAACTGACCCGGCTAGTGCTCCTCTGCCAATCGATCCAACTGACCAGTCTACTTTTAGTTCCACCATGGCATTTAACGTGAATGACAGTCTGGGTGGATCCCACACTGTCAGTATGTATTTTGAAAAGACAGGAGATAATGCCTGGGATATTGAATTTTATTTTGATGGGGATGGACCTGAACTGTCCCAGTCAGTCACATTTAATAACGACGGAACTTTGGCAACACCTAATCCCGGCACCCTGACTATGGGCATTATAGCTGGGGATAACCGGTTGTCGGGTGCTAATGGGATGAGCTTCGACATAGATATTTCAAAGTTCACTCAGTTGGGCACTAACTCTGCGGTAAACCAGGTCACCCAGAATGGTTTTCCTCCGGGCTCACTCAGCAGTATTCAGATTACCGACGACGGTGTTCTTGAGGCTCTTTACTCTAACGGACAAACCCAGGTACAGGGACAGGTGGTGCTGGCCGATTTTGCCAACGACAGTGGTCTGATTCCTATGGGCGACAGCCTCTGGCAGTCAAGCATTGCTTCTGGTGATCCTGCTTTGGGTATTCCGGGGGCGGGGGTGATGGGTTCCCTGGAGTCAGGGGCACTGGAACAATCGAATGTCGATATATCGTTGCAGCTGGTGCGTTTGATTGAGGCCCAGAGTAACTATCAGGCCAATGCCAAAACCATTGAAACCAGTAATAACCTTACTCAGGCACTGATGAATATTATCTGA
- the flgF gene encoding flagellar basal-body rod protein FlgF: protein MDKVLYISTAGANLAMKAQQVHANNLANVSTPGFRRDFVSSLSVEMVGDGHDTRVMPKTRGLGSRFASGAMDTTGRALDVAIVGSGWFAVQGGDGNEAYTRAGQLKVDEEGNLLTAGGLPVMGDGGPLQLPDRQSVAIGADGTVSIVPAEGGNPVEVGQLKLVNPDIKDIAKDRDGLFRTIAGEALEADPEVRLRSGFLEGSNVNALEEMVSFLSLSRQFEAQMKLMKTAGDMASAGDRLIRDQ, encoded by the coding sequence ATGGATAAAGTTCTCTATATCAGCACGGCCGGAGCGAATCTGGCCATGAAAGCGCAGCAGGTCCATGCCAACAACCTGGCTAATGTCTCTACCCCCGGATTCCGCCGTGACTTTGTCAGCAGTCTGTCCGTAGAAATGGTGGGTGATGGCCATGACACGCGAGTGATGCCCAAGACCCGTGGACTGGGGAGTCGTTTCGCCAGCGGCGCCATGGATACAACCGGTCGGGCATTGGATGTTGCGATCGTGGGTAGTGGCTGGTTTGCCGTCCAGGGTGGCGATGGCAATGAAGCTTATACCCGTGCCGGACAGCTAAAAGTAGATGAAGAAGGTAATCTGCTGACCGCCGGGGGGCTTCCCGTTATGGGTGATGGCGGGCCTCTTCAGTTGCCGGATCGTCAGTCTGTCGCTATTGGTGCCGACGGTACGGTGAGCATTGTACCGGCTGAGGGCGGCAATCCTGTCGAGGTAGGCCAGTTAAAGCTGGTGAACCCGGATATTAAAGACATTGCCAAAGACAGAGACGGGCTGTTTCGTACCATAGCAGGCGAAGCGCTGGAGGCAGACCCGGAGGTCAGGTTGCGCAGTGGTTTCCTCGAGGGCAGTAATGTCAATGCGTTAGAAGAAATGGTGTCGTTTTTAAGCCTCAGTCGACAGTTTGAAGCCCAGATGAAGTTGATGAAAACCGCTGGCGATATGGCTTCTGCCGGTGACCGTTTAATCAGAGATCAGTAA
- the flgG gene encoding flagellar basal-body rod protein FlgG — MNPALWVSKTGLAAQEKQMSIISNNLANVNTVGFKRDRANFEDLFYHIERQPGALADQDNELPAGLQLGTGVKMTGTQKVFTPGSYETTKQALDLAIIGNGFFQFTQPDGTLAFSRNGQFHLDGDGQIVNASGLPLEPGIIVPAETTGISISEDGIVMATIQGQAESEEIGQINIANFVNPAGLVAQGGNMYLQSAASGDPIEGAAGQGGLGVLKQYTLETSNVSSVEELVNMISAQRAYEMNSKVIAAADEMMQFVNQTL; from the coding sequence ATGAATCCCGCATTATGGGTCAGTAAAACCGGACTGGCTGCTCAGGAAAAGCAGATGTCCATCATTTCTAACAACCTGGCCAACGTCAATACTGTCGGTTTCAAACGGGATCGGGCCAATTTTGAAGATCTCTTTTATCACATTGAAAGGCAGCCAGGAGCCCTGGCAGACCAGGACAACGAACTGCCTGCTGGTTTGCAGCTGGGAACCGGCGTAAAAATGACCGGAACCCAGAAAGTGTTCACTCCCGGCAGTTATGAAACCACGAAACAGGCATTGGATCTGGCGATCATCGGTAATGGCTTTTTTCAGTTTACCCAGCCTGATGGCACCCTTGCCTTTTCCAGAAATGGTCAGTTTCATTTAGACGGCGATGGTCAAATAGTGAATGCCAGTGGTTTGCCTCTGGAACCGGGCATTATCGTACCCGCTGAGACGACCGGAATCAGTATCAGTGAAGATGGCATTGTTATGGCAACGATTCAGGGACAGGCTGAATCAGAAGAAATAGGTCAGATCAACATCGCTAACTTTGTTAATCCGGCGGGTCTGGTGGCTCAGGGGGGAAATATGTACCTGCAATCTGCCGCCAGTGGTGATCCGATAGAAGGTGCCGCCGGTCAGGGAGGTTTGGGAGTGTTGAAACAGTACACTCTGGAAACCTCCAATGTCAGCTCAGTGGAAGAGTTGGTCAATATGATATCAGCACAACGGGCCTATGAAATGAATTCCAAGGTCATTGCCGCAGCTGATGAAATGATGCAGTTCGTTAACCAGACTCTGTAA
- a CDS encoding flagellar basal body L-ring protein FlgH, translating into MKRLCLITVILLSGCTTAARQVDTQSAAKPQQVAEHPEPEMEKAVAEGVAEGVAEAVAEKAVLKKKAPHSSTVYPSGSLFNANYGHFMFSDRRAYRLGDILTIELEGTTNVSMSGLSKVDKNNAISIPDPTLLGRSSADIVGGIGSLAFDIQPSRSYGGNTSASRGNSLKGNIAVKVVEVFSNGTLRVEGEKWLTINSGKELIKISGLVRPEDIKTDNKVSSERLAEAKIDYVALGINSDAHEPGWVSKILNSPWFPF; encoded by the coding sequence ATGAAACGTCTGTGTTTAATAACCGTGATTCTGTTGTCTGGTTGTACGACGGCAGCCCGACAGGTTGACACTCAATCTGCGGCTAAACCTCAGCAGGTGGCAGAGCATCCTGAACCTGAAATGGAAAAAGCGGTTGCCGAAGGGGTGGCCGAAGGGGTGGCCGAAGCGGTTGCCGAAAAAGCCGTCTTAAAAAAGAAAGCCCCTCATAGCTCAACGGTTTATCCCAGTGGCAGCCTGTTTAATGCCAACTACGGACATTTTATGTTCTCCGACCGTCGTGCATATCGGTTGGGCGATATTCTTACCATTGAGCTGGAAGGTACCACTAATGTCAGCATGAGTGGTTTAAGTAAAGTCGATAAAAATAATGCGATCAGCATTCCCGATCCCACTCTGTTGGGTAGATCCAGCGCAGATATTGTTGGCGGGATTGGGTCTCTGGCATTTGATATTCAACCTTCCAGAAGTTACGGCGGCAACACGTCCGCCAGCCGTGGTAACAGCCTGAAAGGTAATATTGCCGTGAAAGTCGTCGAGGTCTTCAGTAATGGCACCCTCAGGGTTGAGGGCGAAAAATGGCTGACCATCAATTCGGGTAAAGAGTTGATCAAGATCAGCGGGCTGGTTCGTCCGGAAGATATCAAAACCGATAACAAGGTGTCGTCTGAGCGGCTGGCTGAAGCAAAAATCGATTACGTAGCATTAGGCATTAACTCTGATGCCCATGAACCGGGCTGGGTGAGCAAGATACTTAACAGCCCATGGTTTCCATTTTGA
- a CDS encoding flagellar basal body P-ring protein FlgI, whose product MFLTRWGLIFLMLVMAGNASARRLLDMVDVEGVRNNQLIGYGLVVGLDGTGDKSAFTKQSLVNMLREFGLTISSSDVNSKNIAAVTVHATLPPFARPGQKIDVTVSSIGDAKSLRGGTLLLTPMKGINGEVFAVAQGNLIVGGVSASGLTGTADAPVTGSSIQINSTNAGRIPGGALVERPVQSAFNFGEQLVLNLKEPSYTNARRVVKAINNHFGPKVANASNGVSILVSAPKDSSQRVVFMSMLEELKVETAAPAARIIFNSRTGTVVMGEHVRVRPAAVSHGNLVVKVRQQTSVSQPGPFSRGGQTQAILNGDVAIEEKNAAIYMVNEGVTLQEVVTAINGVGATPMDLMSILEALRAAGALEAELIVI is encoded by the coding sequence ATGTTTTTAACACGGTGGGGACTGATATTTCTGATGCTCGTTATGGCGGGCAATGCCAGTGCCCGTCGGTTGTTGGATATGGTGGATGTTGAAGGGGTCAGAAATAATCAGCTGATTGGTTACGGGCTGGTGGTGGGGCTTGATGGTACCGGGGATAAGTCAGCGTTTACCAAACAGTCGCTGGTCAATATGCTCAGAGAATTCGGGTTGACCATCAGCAGCTCTGATGTGAATTCAAAAAATATTGCCGCAGTCACTGTCCACGCCACTTTGCCTCCCTTTGCCCGTCCGGGCCAGAAAATAGATGTAACCGTGTCTTCTATTGGTGATGCCAAGAGCCTGAGAGGCGGAACTCTGCTCCTGACACCGATGAAAGGCATTAATGGCGAAGTGTTTGCCGTTGCCCAGGGCAATCTGATTGTCGGCGGAGTTTCTGCTTCAGGGTTGACAGGAACGGCGGATGCTCCCGTCACTGGTAGCAGCATACAGATTAACAGCACGAACGCCGGTCGTATTCCCGGAGGGGCATTGGTTGAGCGCCCGGTGCAGAGCGCCTTCAATTTTGGCGAGCAGCTGGTACTGAATTTAAAAGAGCCCAGTTACACCAATGCTCGCAGGGTCGTAAAAGCCATTAATAATCACTTTGGCCCAAAAGTCGCCAATGCCAGTAATGGTGTCTCTATCCTGGTGTCGGCTCCCAAAGACAGCAGCCAGCGGGTGGTCTTTATGTCCATGCTGGAAGAGTTGAAGGTGGAAACGGCAGCTCCGGCAGCGCGAATTATTTTTAATTCCAGAACCGGCACGGTGGTCATGGGCGAGCATGTTCGTGTTCGCCCTGCTGCGGTCAGTCACGGCAATCTGGTTGTCAAAGTCCGGCAGCAAACGTCTGTCTCACAACCGGGTCCTTTCTCTCGAGGAGGACAGACACAAGCCATATTGAACGGCGATGTTGCCATAGAAGAGAAGAATGCCGCTATTTATATGGTGAACGAAGGCGTCACTTTGCAGGAAGTGGTGACGGCTATTAATGGTGTTGGGGCTACTCCCATGGATTTGATGTCCATCCTCGAGGCGCTGAGAGCAGCCGGGGCCCTGGAAGCTGAATTAATTGTGATTTAA
- a CDS encoding rod-binding protein, whose amino-acid sequence MDIGSSLSAKHLTSIYQSGSDQGKAPQDLKEAAEAFEAIFVNELLKSMRQANEAMMGSSDLPMSGKDVQFFQSMFDSHIAGHLGKEGGLGIAEALVRQLGDTNDWLNTERESG is encoded by the coding sequence ATGGATATTGGAAGCAGTCTGTCGGCTAAACATCTGACCAGTATTTATCAGTCGGGATCGGATCAGGGAAAAGCTCCCCAAGACCTGAAAGAAGCTGCAGAAGCCTTCGAGGCCATATTTGTTAACGAATTACTGAAGAGTATGCGTCAGGCCAATGAAGCGATGATGGGCAGCTCAGACCTGCCGATGTCGGGCAAGGATGTGCAGTTTTTTCAGTCGATGTTTGACAGTCATATTGCCGGGCATCTGGGTAAGGAAGGCGGGCTGGGTATTGCTGAAGCTCTGGTAAGGCAGCTGGGTGACACCAACGATTGGCTGAATACTGAACGTGAATCGGGGTAG